The genomic window CCATCCGTTAGAAGGAATAGTTGCATGCCCCAAATGTTTTGCTTCAAGTTCTGACTTCAAGGAATCAGTCTTTGGAAACGATAACCTTACGATTTTCGTTGTTCGTGTCCTAATGCGGTTGGGAAAAGCAGTATGAATGGATACTCTCAACTGGGTACAGACTCCCCAGATAGGTAACAAAACAGACCGGGCACATAGGTGACATATACCTGGCATTGGAGGAAACCGATGCCTTGGAAGGAGTCCCGTGTGATTGAGGAAAAAATCAAATTCATAGCCGCATGGAAAGGCGGTGGTTGGCAATTTTCAGATCTCTGTAAGGAATTTGGAATCAGCCGAAAGACAGGTTACAAGTATTTAGAAAGATACGAATCGGAAGGTATCGACGGTTTAAAAGATCGATCTAAGAATCCCAAAAAGCATCCGAATGAAACTCCCGAGAATGTTGTCTTGCTCATTATGCAGATGCGGGAGAAGCATCCTACTTGGGGCGCACGGAAACTTCTGTGGGCATTGAAAGGAAAGTATCCAAGAGCTAAATCCTGGCCGGCACCAAGTACAATTGGTGATATTCTAAAAAGAAAAGGATTAGTTCGTAAAATACGTCGTCGGAAAAAAACTCCTGAAAGTCTTTTTCCATTTTCTGATGTAAAGTCTCCCAATGATGTTTGGTGTGCAGACTTCAAAGGTCACTTTACTGTCGGAAACGGAAAACGTTGTGATCCATTGACAATCACAGATGCTCATAGTCGCTTTCTATTAGGATGTCAAATCCTGAAGAAAACGGACGGAGAAAGCACCCGGCGGGTATTTGAGAGAGTCTTTAAAGAATATGGAATGCCATTGGCTATTAAGACAGATAACGGAAGTCCATTTGCATCGAGAGCAATTGGAGGATTGAGTAAGTTATCTGTTTGGTGGTTGAAGTTAGGAATTCGACCTGAACGGATCCAACCGGGCAAGCCTCAACAAAACGGTCGGCATGAAAGAATGCACAGAACCTTAAAACAAGAGACAGCATTACCGGCTCGATCTTCTCTTAAAGAACAACAAGAAGCATTTGATCGGTTCAGAAGCGAATACAATTTAGAAAGACCACACGAGGCTTTAGAATATAAAACTCCTGAAAAAATCTATATGCCTTCAGAAAGAGTTTTTCCAATAAGAATTCCTGAAATAGCGTATGCTACCAATATAGTGGTAGAAACAGTCTTAGACGATGGGACTGCAAAATACGGTCCATATAGAATCTTCTTTGGTTCTCCATTGATCGGCGAACGGGTTGGTTTTGAAGAAGTCTCAGAGCGTTTGTGTAAGATCTACTTTACGAACGCAGTTCTGGGTATGTTAGATTTATTTACAGGAAAAGTATTGAAATACGAAACGCCTGTGTACAACTACAACGAATAAAGTGTAACCCATGTCTCCGGTCTAGAGTGTTACCGATGTGCCAGAACATACATTCTGAATTTGATTTTTAGAGACATAAGATACATTATCGGAAGTTACCTGTTGCATCACATAAGAATCTACTCCAAACTGTTTTTGAAAATCACTTAAAAATCTACTCCAATTCTTAAAGAATCAGTATAGTGCATACTCTCCTTAGATAGTTGAGGTGCGTTATGAAACTGAATCTACAGGAGAGACACATGGTCACGAAGATCTTCAAGGAGAGATACCGTTGGGCTTTTAAGAAAGAAAAAAGTCTGATTCTCGATGAATTCGTAGAAGTTACCGGATACAATCGATCCTATGCGAGAACGATTTTACGAGGCTCTGGAGAGAAAAAATCTCCTTCCAAACAACTTAGAAAAAAGAATCCTGTTTATGACGAAGAAGTTCGAAAAGCCTTGGAGTTTATCTGGGAAGTCCTGGATCGTATTTGTTCAAAGAGAATGAAAGCCGCTATTCCGGAAGTTATAAAACAAATCGAACGTTTACAAAATTACCCTCTTAACAAACATCTCAAATCAAAACTTCAATCCATCAGCTCTGCAACCATCGATCGATTACTCAGACGGATTCGATTCAAGTTTCGAAGACGTGGCACTTCCACGACAAGACAACCTCGGTTTCACATTGATAAAATTCCGATCAAAACTTTTGGAGAATGGAAAGATACTTCTCCGGGTTTTACTCAAGTCGATCTCATCGCTCATAACGGCGGGAATGTGTATGGAGGTTTTTTCTCGACTCTTTGTGCCACAGACGTTTGCACCGGCTGGACAATCTGTATCTTAGTAAAGAACAAAACCGAATTTCAAATGCTAAAGGCTTTTTCCAGGCTTAGAAAGGCATTTCCATTCCCTTTGCTTGGAATTCATTCAGACAACGGTTCTGAATTTATCAATGATACAATTCTTCGCTTTGCGGCAAAATACCAACTTACTTTCACTCGTGGCCGTCCTTACAAGAAGAACGACAACCCGCACATCGAAC from Leptospira stimsonii includes these protein-coding regions:
- a CDS encoding IS481 family transposase translates to MPWKESRVIEEKIKFIAAWKGGGWQFSDLCKEFGISRKTGYKYLERYESEGIDGLKDRSKNPKKHPNETPENVVLLIMQMREKHPTWGARKLLWALKGKYPRAKSWPAPSTIGDILKRKGLVRKIRRRKKTPESLFPFSDVKSPNDVWCADFKGHFTVGNGKRCDPLTITDAHSRFLLGCQILKKTDGESTRRVFERVFKEYGMPLAIKTDNGSPFASRAIGGLSKLSVWWLKLGIRPERIQPGKPQQNGRHERMHRTLKQETALPARSSLKEQQEAFDRFRSEYNLERPHEALEYKTPEKIYMPSERVFPIRIPEIAYATNIVVETVLDDGTAKYGPYRIFFGSPLIGERVGFEEVSERLCKIYFTNAVLGMLDLFTGKVLKYETPVYNYNE